Proteins co-encoded in one Arachis hypogaea cultivar Tifrunner chromosome 11, arahy.Tifrunner.gnm2.J5K5, whole genome shotgun sequence genomic window:
- the LOC140176165 gene encoding uncharacterized protein: MVSSLTSWLIPQRHLDAAQSNYTTTEKELLAIVYALDRFRSYLLGSKIVVYMDHAALMYLLTKNESKPRLIRWVLLLQEFDIEIRDQSGSQNLVADHLSRLENLKYDPFLIDDSFPLDGLHTVLDSFPWFAPMANYLVANIFPPNFSKHQRDKLRSDSKYYIWDDPHLWKRGVDQVIRRCVSESEF; this comes from the coding sequence atggtaagcTCCCTTACATCATGGCTTATTCCTCAAAGACATTTGGATgcggcacaatccaactataccactacggaAAAAGAGCTCTTAGCCATTGTTTATGCATTGGATAGATTTCGATCTTACTTGTTAGGCTCCAAAATAGTGGTATAcatggatcatgcagctttaatgTATttgttgacaaagaatgagtcaaaacctaggctcatacgTTGGGTCTTGCtcttgcaagaatttgacattgagattagggatcaAAGTGGGTCACAAAATTTAGTCGCAGACCATTTAAGCCGCCTTGAAAATCTTAAATATGACCCATTTCTGATTGACGACTCATTCCCTTTAGATGGTTTGCATACTGTTTTAGATAGTTTTCCTTGGTTTGCACctatggcgaactacttggttgctaaTATTTTCCCTCCTAACTTTTCAAAACATCAAAGggataagttgaggagtgattccaaatattaCATTTGGGATGATCCTCACTTGTGGAAAAGGGGagtagaccaagtaattcgaagatgtgtctcGGAATCCGAATTCTAA